A genomic window from Solanum dulcamara chromosome 11, daSolDulc1.2, whole genome shotgun sequence includes:
- the LOC129873493 gene encoding berberine bridge enzyme-like 22 codes for MENIQLLFLLVLSFFLSKKCYAQETFFHCISSQFSKSNITGALVYAPKSPTYSSIIEHAQKNPRWLNSSSAHPLFIISPSKETELRPVILCSKKFDLQIRVLGGGHDYEGLSFRAESRFIMIDMSNLDEIDVDLEEEVAWIQAGATLGQLYYEIAKKSRVHAFPGGICYTTGSGGLISGGGLGSLMRKFGLAADNVVDTRVMDAKGRILDKKSMGEDFFWAIRGGGGSSFGIILAWKLKLAHVPEKVSVFRVHRMLGGNTINLLQQWQHTAYLLPKEFFLRMIMQNDRVGKDKKVKVTFEGLFLGTVDELIPIVSDKFPEFNLEHKDFFQEPVINCTERPCLKKECHQVPWIGSVLFLYNKEVGESLEVLLDNSVPVYKNYFKGTSDFVKTPIPERGWKMIERLFLEEDRPMIIIEPLGGMIDEFSESELPFPHRKGNLYNIQHLVNWNDNSESVSSKKIGWMRKFYKEMEPFVANSPRTAYTNYRDIDFGTNQEDYSYSKAKIWGEKYFKGNFERLAKVKSVVDPENFFRFQQSIPPLMEEAWPSACVPPELQVF; via the coding sequence ATGGAGAAcattcaacttctctttttaCTTGTATTATCATTCTTTCTGTCAAAAAAATGTTATGCCCAAGAAACCTTTTTCCATTGTATTTCTAGTCAATTTTCCAAAAGTAACATCACAGGAGCACTTGTCTATGCTCCAAAATCACCAACATATTCATCGATTATTGAACATGCCCAGAAAAATCCAAGATGGTTGAATTCTTCATCTGCACATCCCCTTTTCATTATTTCCCCTAGTAAAGAAACTGAACTTAGACCTGTCATTCTTTGCAGCAAGAAGTTTGACCTGCAAATTAGAGTGTTAGGTGGTGGTCATGATTATGAAGGTCTCTCTTTTCGTGCCGAATCGCGGTTTATCATGATTGATATGAGCAATCTTGATGAAATCGACGTTGATTTAGAGGAAGAAGTGGCCTGGATTCAAGCGGGGGCAACATTGGGACAATTATACTATGAAATTGCCAAGAAAAGCAGAGTACATGCATTTCCAGGAGGCATATGTTATACTACTGGCAGTGGTGGGCTAATTAGTGGTGGAGGACTAGGTTCTTTGATGAGGAAATTTGGACTTGCAGCAGATAATGTCGTCGACACTCGTGTAATGGATGCTAAGGGAAGAATTCTTGACAAAAAATCAATGGGAGAAGACTTTTTTTGGGCCATTAGAGGAGGTGGAGgttctagttttggtatcattCTTGCTTGGAAACTCAAGTTGGCTCATGTCCCTGAGAAGGTTTCTGTTTTCAGGGTTCATCGAATGCTCGGGGGAAATACAATAAATCTGCTCCAACAATGGCAACATACAGCATATTTATTGCCTAAAGAGTTCTTCCTTAGAATGATTATGCAAAATGATAGAGTAGGAAAAGATAAGAAAGTCAAAGTCACATTTGAAGGACTATTTCTTGGGACAGTTGATGAGTTAATTCCAATTGTCAGTGATAAATTTCCTGAGTTTAATTTGGAGCACAAAGATTTCTTCCAAGAACCAGTGATAAATTGCACTGAGAGACCTTGCTTGAAGAAAGAATGTCACCAAGTTCCCTGGATTGGATCTGTATTGTTTTTGTACaataaagaagttggtgaatcACTTGAGGTCCTTTTGGATAACAGTGTTCCTGTATATAAAAATTACTTCAAGGGAACATCTGATTTTGTGAAGACTCCAATTCCCGAAAGGGGGTGGAAAATGATTGAAAGATTGTTTCTTGAAGAGGACAGGCCCATGATAATAATAGAACCATTGGGTGGAATGATAGATGAATTTTCAGAATCTGAACTTCCTTTCCCTCACAGAAAGGGAAATTTGTACAACATTCAGCACTTGGTGAATTGGAACGATAACAGTGAAAGTGTATCGAGCAAAAAGATAGGATGGATGAGAAAATTTTACAAGGAAATGGAACCATTTGTTGCCAATTCTCCCAGGACTGCCTATACCAATTACAGGGATATTGATTTTGGGACCAACCAAGAAGACTATAGCTATTCCAAAGCCAAGATCTGGGGTGAAAAGTATTTCAAAGGTAACTTTGAGAGGTTAGCTAAGGTGAAGAGTGTGGTTGATCCAGAAAATTTTTTCAGATTCCAACAAAGCATTCCACCTTTAATGGAAGAAGCATGGCCAAGTGCTTGTGTACCACCCGAATTACAGGTATTCTGA
- the LOC129874686 gene encoding berberine bridge enzyme-like 22, protein MGSLQILSVLFFSLFLAKCYSKEDFLHCLSKYSKKNVTKNIYSPNSPTYLSILEYAQKNPRWLNSSHPLFIASPRKESEIKPVILCSKKIGLQMKIKSGGHDYEGISYRSKSPFVLLDVSNLNKIKIDLKEETVWVQTGATIGQLYYAIAKKSKIHGFPGGICFSVGTGGMISGGGLGALMRKFGLAADNVVDARVMDIKGKILDRKKNEDLFWAIRGGGGASFGVILAWKLKLVRVPEKLTVFTIRRKLEGNRNLLQKWENVSHRLPEDLFIRAVVQNRRLSEGNVTKKHVEFYFQAQYVGPVDELIPLLKQYFPEFNLERKDCFQETAAPAEKECHEVPWIGSVLHLFFRKPNDSPKVLLEKRIPTRKNYNKGTSDFVKTPIPESGWEMIERLLLEEERVQMIMEPLGGKLDEISESEIPFPHRRGNLYTIQYLVNWGDNSKSISSQKIAWLRKLYKEMKPYVAKSPRTAYLNYRDFGLGTNQKDYNYSKAKIWGEKYFKGNFERLAKVKRKVDPKNFFRSEQSVPPYHLSQ, encoded by the coding sequence atgggaagccttcaaaTTCTCTCTGTTTTAttcttttcactctttttggcAAAATGTTACTCCAAAGAAGATTTTCTTCATTGTCTTTCCAAATACTCCAAAAAAAACGTTACCAAAAACATTTACTCCCCAAATTCTCCAACTTATTTATCTATCCTGGAATATGCTCAGAAAAACCCCAGATGGTTGAATTCTTCTCACCCCCTCTTCATTGCCTCCCCAAGGAAAGAATCAGAAATCAAGCCTGTCATTCTTTGTAGTAAAAAAATAGGCCTACAAATGAAGATCAAAAGTGGTGGCCACGACTATGAAGGCATATCTTATCGCTCTAAATCCCCCTTTGTGTTGCTGGATGTAAGCAATCTTAACAAAATCAAGATTGATTTAAAGGAAGAAACAGTTTGGGTTCAAACAGGAGCGACCATCGGCCAGCTTTACTATGCAATTGCCAAGAAAAGTAAAATACATGGATTTCCAGGCGGTATATGCTTCAGTGTTGGCACTGGTGGAATGATCAGTGGTGGTGGGCTCGGTGCATTGATGAGGAAATTTGGCCTGGCAGCTGATAACGTTGTAGACGCCCGCGTAATGgatattaaaggaaaaattcTTGACAGAAAGAAAAACGAAGATTTGTTTTGGGCGATAAGAGGAGGTGGAGGAGCAAGTTTTGGTGTTATTCTAGCATGGAAACTCAAATTGGTTCGTGTTCCCGAAAAACTTACTGTTTTCACTATTCGTAGGAAGTTAGAGGGTAACCGAAATCTCCTCCAAAAATGGGAAAACGTATCACATAGACTCCCCGAAGATTTGTTCATTAGAGCTGTTGTTCAAAATCGCAGATTATCAGAAGGAAATGTTACTAAAAAGCATGTGGAATTCTATTTTCAAGCACAATATGTTGGCCCTGTTGATGAATTAATACCTCTCCTCAAACAATACTTCCCTGAGTTTAATTTGGAGCGAAAAGATTGCTTCCAAGAGACTGCTGCTCCAGCAGAGAAAGAATGTCACGAAGTCCCTTGGATCGGATCAGTCTTACATTTATTTTTCAGAAAACCAAATGATTCACCTAAAGTTTTGCTAGAAAAGAGAATTCCAACGCGGAAAAATTACAACAAAGGGACATCTGATTTTGTGAAGACTCCAATTCCGGAAAGTGGTTGGGAAATGATTGAAAGACTACTTTTGGAAGAAGAAAGAGTCCAGATGATAATGGAGCCATTAGGTGGGAAATTAGATGAAATATCAGAATCTGAAATCCCATTCCCTCATAGAAGGGGGAATTTATATACTATTCAGTACTTGGTCAACTGGGGCGATAACAGTAAGAGCATATCAAGCCAAAAGATAGCATGGTTGAGGAAATTGTACAAGGAAATGAAGCCATATGTTGCAAAATCCCCAAGAACTGCTTATCTGAATTACAGGGATTTTGGATTAGGAACAAATCAAAAGGACTACAACTATTCCAAGGCCAAAATATGGGGTGAAAAGTATTTTAAGGGCAATTTTGAGAGGCTGGCTAAAGTGAAAAGAAAGGTGGATCCCAAAAATTTCTTCAGAAGTGAACAAAGTGTACCACCTTATCATTTATCACAATGA